A stretch of the Ictidomys tridecemlineatus isolate mIctTri1 chromosome 5, mIctTri1.hap1, whole genome shotgun sequence genome encodes the following:
- the St8sia2 gene encoding alpha-2,8-sialyltransferase 8B translates to MQLQFRSWMLAALTLLVVFLIFADISEIEEEIGNSGGRGTIRSAVNSLHSKSNRAEVVINGSSSPAVVDRSNESIKHNIQPASSKWRHNQTLSLRIRKQILKFLDAEKDISVLKGTLKPGDIIHYIFDRDSTMNVSQNLYELLPRTSPLKNKHFRTCAIVGNSGVLLNSGCGQEIDMHSFVIRCNLAPVQEYARDVGLKTDLVTMNPSVIQRAFEDLVNATWREKLLQRLHSLNGSILWIPAFMARGGKERVEWVNELILKHHVNVRTAYPSLRLLHAVRGYWLTNKVHIKRPTTGLLMYTLATRFCNQIYLYGFWPFPLDQNQNPVKYHYYDSLKYGYTSQASPHTMPLEFKALKNLHEQGALKLTVGRCDGAT, encoded by the exons GAATTCTGGAGGCAGAGGTACAATCAGATCAGCTGTGAACAGCTTACATAGCAAATCTAATAG AGCCGAAGTTGTAATAAATGGCTCCTCATCTCCAGCTGTCGTTGACAGAAGTAATGAAAGCATTAAACACAACATCCAGCCAGCTTCGTCCAAATGGAGACACAACCAGACGCTCTCTCTGAGGATCAG GAAGCAAATATTAAAGTTCTTGGATGCTGAGAAGGATATTTCCGTCCTCAAGGGGACCCTGAAGCCTGGAGACATTATTCATTACATCTTTGACCGTGACAGTACAATGAACGTGTCCCAGAACCTGTATGAGCTGCTCCCCAGAACCTCGCCCCTGAAGAACAAGCACTTCCGGACCTGTGCCATTGTGGGCAACTCGGGGGTCTTGCTGAACAGTGGTTGTGGGCAGGAGATTGACATGCACAGCTTCGTCATCAG GTGCAACCTGGCTCCCGTGCAGGAGTATGCCCGGGATGTAGGACTCAAGACCGACCTGGTTACCATGAACCCCTCGGTCATCCAGCGGGCCTTCGAGGACTTGGTCAATGCCACGTGGCGGGAGAAGCTGCTGCAGCGACTGCACAGCCTCAATGGCAGCATCCTGTGGATCCCTGCCTTCATGGCCAGGGGTGGCAAGGAGCGTGTGGAGTGGGTCAACGAGCTCATCCTGAAGCACCACGTCAACGTGCGTACTGCGTACCCCTCGCTGCGCCTGCTGCACGCTGTCCGCGG atacTGGCTGACCAACAAAGTCCACATCAAAAGACCCACCACTGGCCTCTTGATGTATACCCTGGCCACACGTTTCTGCAATCAGATCTACCTCTACGGCTTCTGGCCCTTTCCACTGGATCAGAACCAGAACCCCGTCAAGTACCACTACTATGATAGCCTCAAATATGGCTACACTTCCCAGGCCAGCCCCCACACCATGCCCTTGGAATTCAAGGCCCTCAAGAACCTGCACGAGCAGGGGGCATTGAAACTGACTGTCGGCCGGTGTGACGGGGCCACGTAA